GGCGCTCAGCTGCTGGAATGACACCGTCGCCCTGCTGCTCTTAAACTAATAACGCTGCTGCAGAGCTCTTTGTTTGTGCCTGGCCGCTCCTGGAGGCTGACTCTTTCCTCTCCACAGTCTTAAATCAAACATGAAGTCTATGCTGACTGTTTCTTCATCTCCTGTCCCTATGTTTGTGTTCCTCAGTGCCGGCAGCTCTGACCCTCGATCCCATCACCGCCCACCAAAGACTGATCCTCTCAGACGACTGTACCATAGTGGCTTATGGCAATCTGCACCCGCAGCCCCTGCAGGACTCGCCGCGCCGTTTTGATGTGGAGGTGTCTGTCCTGGGGGCGGAGGGCTTCGTGTCGGGCGTCCACTACTGGGAGGTGATGGTGTCAGAAAAGACCCAGTGGATGATCGGCGTGGCCAACGAGACGGTCAGCCGCAAGGGCAGCATCCAGATCCAGCCCAGCCGGGGTTTCTACTGCATCGTCATGCACGACGGGAACCAGTACAGCGCCTGCACGGAGCCCTGGACCCGCCTCAACGTGAAGAGCAAGTTGGAGAAGGTGGGGGTCTACCTGGACTACCATAAAGGGCTGCTCATCTTCTACAACGCAGACGACATGTCCTGGCTGTACACCTACCGGGAGAAGTTTCCCGCAAAGCTCTTCCCTTACTTCAGCCCGGGCCAAAGCCACGCCAACGGCAAGAATGTGCAGCCGCTGCGAATCAACACCGTGCGCCTGTAGGAGCGGCAAACATCTGCGATCATGATTGTCCTGCAGCCGTCAAAGGACTAGTGGAGATATCAAAAGATGTTCAAGAAATGggttaaaaatatgtttaataagatgtttgaaatgtttatttccTTCTGTTTGGGTAAGAATTGTGCTCAATGTTGCTATGAAACCTGCACCGTCTTTTTGTGACTTGAAACAACCGTCTGATACCGGCCTGCCCGTCCAGCCTCATTCTGCATCTTCACATGTAAAGATGACACCAGACACAGGAGCACCCTTGGGCTCCTCTGAGGTCTGTGGCAGTGATGTAAAACAGTGATGGTCTCAGGCCAGCTTTGCACAGTCCCAGGGGACGCCGCTGTCCTCCACGGCTCCAGGCTAGTCGGACTGGACGTCCCGCGTCTGTCCAGGCCAGCGGCCGCCGAGGACTCGTCTTCTCTGTGCTGTACAGTCGGCTTAGCTTCGTGTGTGGAACCTGATCGACAGAACTCACCTCCTTTTTCTGGTTTTTGGCCAGCAATCCACCCTGagcttttcaaatattttcttctgtctGAGATCATGATATCAGTTCCCACTGCAGGCCATTTAATTTCTCATTATTGGAAGGAAATATGTGTGTACCAGCGAGTATTTATGCCACTGAGAACAAACTGAATGAATCAAAAAGTAGTCAGTTATCCTTGTCTGCTGTCCATTGTACCACGTGGAAGAAAAGTCTGCATTTGGAGGTTGTTTGGAACTATGCTGCTATTGTTGTAGTAAAAACTGCATGTATGTAAAGAGAATATCAAAGATTAAAAGGCGTAAGTGTTTGATCATGCTGGCTCATGTTTAAGtttccatttttctgtttttggtttcagttcttttaaaaatcaatttaaaaagaaacagttaAAGGATGGCGTTGTCTACACATGTAACCGCTcagatgaaataatgaaagtttaaaaaataattattgattaaaatgCTTTAGAGAcaagttgttctttttttaaatcgtgTTTTTGATGTAAGTGAAATCGAGCTGTATTATCTGGGAATTGTCAAACACAAATGGAGGGTGGATGTGTTTAGAGGTGGGCGACTGCTGCTGTGTTGCATCATCTGAATATCACTGATGGTTCTTCTGAGGCTCACTGAGTTTATTTCCTTCCCCACGTTTCTCaagtgctcttttttttttatcagcaacACAAGATCTGTAGAGGCGTCTCTAAGAGGCTCCAGTGGCGCAGCCAAGTCCAGCATactgaggggtgtgtgtgtgtgtgcgtgtgtgtgtgtgcgcctgctCGCGCATGTGGGTGGGTGGACATGTGCCTGGGTGTTTATAGCCTGGTTCAGCTATAATTTTAAATCCAGCTTTGGTTTGAGAAATCCCATCtggctgttaaaaaaaaaatccctgcagTGACCAAAAGTGATTATTTCAGAGCAGATTTTTCTTTAGTAAATTTACCACAGTAAACCAAAATAAGCGCCTGTTTTTATTTGCCTCTTTACATCTGcgcatgtgttgtgtgtgtgtgtgtgtgtgtgtgtgtcgtctgtatCGTCCGTTTAAATAAAACCGGGGCAGTGCCCCTGTTTTCTAAAGTGTAACTCCAGTCTTTGCAGTATGAAAGAACTGAGGGTCAAATGATCTGCTCTTTGAACATAACACAGATGAACGGGGGCCTGAATAACGcttcaatacatgtttttatgttgGTCTATTTTCTGAGATTGACCATAAATTTAACCTCACCGCCAGGCCTGCTTTATGATGCAGGATAAATTATGTGAAGATCACAATTTGCAACAATCAGAGCAGAATTATGTCTCACTTTTCTCTGACTGACTGCTTTAAATTGCCTTTGAGAGGAAAATACCAATCAGCGGGTGCTTGAAGCTAAATGCTAAAGCTAACACTTCCATTTGACCCCAGTTTGCTGTGCTGCAGGCGTCGCGTACAGGAGATTGATGTCACGTGGCTTAAATGCTGAGAGGTCATTTTATCATGACCTCTCAGCATGATAATGATGACTGTGTTTTGATGCAGGCAGATGTGCACCTGTCGTTGTGTGAATACACTAGTGTGTAGTGCTGTTGCTGCTGGTTTGTGGGAACTGTTGTAATGTACAATAAACGCTGAAATCAGCCCGCCTCTCTCCCTTCATGTTGGTTTGGATGTGTGTTAACGGTGGTTGTGGAGCATCCACGCAGCTTCCTCTTCCACCGGTGTACTCTCTACTACACCTTTCTGTGTTCAGGTTGGTAACATGAGTCACAAAGTCATAAGACGTGTTATTATTTGCGTTTTTGCATCTTTTAGATCGCTACAGGGTTAACCTCCATCGGGCCTATAGAACTCAAACAGGCTGACGTGTTGACCGTCATATTTTAGCATGCAATTATGCTAACATTTACAAATTAACAACAAGCAAAGTATATCTGCGACTGAAGTTTtatcacatgatttttttttagattatctGATTGTCAGGTATTTAATCATAAACAAAGATAAtgggaaaattaaaggtttcGGAGGATCCCAAAACCGACTGCAGCAGGATTCATCCTCAGGAGATCATAAATGTCTGTAGATATATTCAAATTATTGAGATGCGGTTTCAAAAGGACCAAAGCCCTGGTGGTTGAATGACTTTTgtttcactaaaaaaaacaacatctgacAGGGTTCGGTTAACTTTTACTGTGAGCaatcttaaaaaaacaatgaatccCAATTTGACTCGCCTCAATTCAGGCTCATAACCTTCAATGTAAAGGATATATTTATTGTAATACCACTGTTTTTTATCAGCCATGTTTTAATCAGTCTGTAGCTGAAGCTGAAACACTTGCCTTGAAGCAGAAGCACGTCTGCAGGCCGGCGCTGCCTCTGCTTGTCGGTACCTGCTTCAGCTCGGTAAAATGTCAGGACACAACATTTTCTCTGACATGTGCCAAGCTCTCAGCCCCGCTAATCCACGCTGCAGAGAGGTGGGAGGTTGAGCGCTCGCTTCATTCCTGCTCTTTATTCTGGTAGGGGATGAAACCCAGGCCTGTGACATAATAAAGAAGCACTGTGTATGGGCACAGTGTTCCTCCTTTGAGGGAGCGGCAGCTTTCAATGGGTTCTATTTACTTGTCGTCTGGAATTTCTGATTGTTATGCTGGAGAATGTGAGCATATATAACCAGTTGTGTTTCGTTGCTTTTTAGCTTTATATCctgctgttttttctttcacaatCTAAAGTAGGGGTCTTCATTGCATCATGATTGCACCCGCAGCTCCTTCATGTCAGACTGTGTGGTTTGAAGCAGTTTTTCACAGCAGACCCACAAAACAGTTATCTCCATATCTCCCCAGCTTTGAGTCTGAGTGCTTTCCTTCTCTGAATTTCGTTATGAGACGTTTTCATTTCCAGGGTAAGGTGTTTGTAATAAAGTCACCGAGGTCCCCTCTGATGTGCCTCACCTCGGGCAGGATTGGGAGGATTTTCATCTATTAAATGATGGGAACAGCAGAAATGAAGGCTCAGTCCTCCCACCTACATGGGCGACAGCTATAATACTGGAACGTGAACAGATTGAAGGATTATGTTGGCCTGTCAGGTTAGATGCTACTTGggaataataattttatttttaaaataatgacagatTTTGATTtggaactaaaaaaaattttttttaaaaaccccaaGAATTACTTTTGTTAACATCTGTGATGTATGCTCCGACATACATCACAGATGCTGGCCTTTGAATTTTACACTGGTTACAGTCTGCTGCACCTTCACCTCTTTACATTAAAGAACACGGTGATCACAGTTactaaaacatgtttgaaacattttttatcaatCCATCTGATAGAGCTGAAGCCCAGGGAAGCTGATataagacatttattttatgtgataAGAGTCTTAACTTAACTCTTAACTTGGTAAAATCTTTatggaattattttttatgcatCACTGCCTGCTGGTACCGGTTGTGACCCTTTCCTGCAAGATTTTCTGAATTATTTTACTCTGTAAAGAAATGCTGTTAAGCTGATATCCAtgtatattttcacatttaggTCAAACTCACTACATCCACTCTGTCATTGTGTGTTGCCCCTTTCCCTCTCAGTCATGATACTACTGCTCGTCACCACTTTACCCTTGGAATTCTCTGATCAGATGTCTGAAGCATTCCAAAATGTTCCCAGTCTTTCCCACTTGCTTCTGTCCTAACTTGTTTGAAATATGTTGCAGgcatcaaattcaaaaaaaatcttactgTCTTATTACTAGAATTCAATTAGACAGTGTTGATATTAAGCCATTGCAATTCAACATTTGTCTAAAAGGATTAGCAAGTtatcacattttgttttattcacatttcacagTTTTAGAATCTTTGGTTCCAAACTAAAAAATGTGAATACCTTGAGGTCTTGCGGCAGTCTTTCACAAGCTGTGCTTTTTTATTTGACCAGATACAGACTTGTCTCTTGaaacttgaaagaaaaaaaaaagtgctctaAAGATAAatcttaaattatttatatttttggtaacggtaaaaaattgtgttttgtgttcacCATCAGCAGTGGGAAGGGAATTATTTTTCCTGGTAAACATGACATCACCATGAAGCTCCGGTCCGGCTCCACTGGATCCAACAACCTCACAATGGAGGAGTCTTCCATATTTCGTCAGAATGTCATCATTCTccacataaaacagaaaaaaccgCTGAACCCATtatccctttttcttttctcacacaCTTGTCAGCGGAACATGTCTTACAGATATGAAGCAACAATTACCTCTTGATGCATCAGGGCTGCGGTCCCCATCCTGCAAAGGCATTGATGACTTCTCCAACCCTACACAAGTACATTTAAATATGCATCGCCACATATTCCTTCTGTTTGAAGGAGGAGGTTTTAAAGTAGAGAAAATAGAATCTTGAATCCTCTTCTTAAACTTTCTATCAAACAATTTGGATGTTTGGATGTCAGTCTGAGTTGTTACACTGGAGCGCCCTCTGGTGTCCGTCCGTGTCGCTGCTCTGGAGTGGCTCCAGCACCTGTTAcctcaggctgggggggggggggagcaaaaCTGTCCCGACATGTGAGAAGAAGCTTTACCAC
This sequence is a window from Antennarius striatus isolate MH-2024 chromosome 5, ASM4005453v1, whole genome shotgun sequence. Protein-coding genes within it:
- the LOC137595181 gene encoding E3 ubiquitin-protein ligase TRIM62-like isoform X2, producing the protein MKEQLATLQDSEKGHTEALHLLQRQLTETKSSAKSLRATIGDAFERLHRFLRERQKSMLEELEMDTARKLSDIEHKIQRYSQQLRDVKEGIQILQERLNETGRHDFLEGVAVTSERIKGKIHETNLTYEDFPTSKYMGPLQYTIWKLLFQDISPVPAALTLDPITAHQRLILSDDCTIVAYGNLHPQPLQDSPRRFDVEVSVLGAEGFVSGVHYWEVMVSEKTQWMIGVANETVSRKGSIQIQPSRGFYCIVMHDGNQYSACTEPWTRLNVKSKLEKVGVYLDYHKGLLIFYNADDMSWLYTYREKFPAKLFPYFSPGQSHANGKNVQPLRINTVRL